The Sorangiineae bacterium MSr11367 genome window below encodes:
- a CDS encoding HAMP domain-containing protein — translation MPTKNNGQADLTLATRNGPKRASAPSSAPATSRKRSNAGHAGGAKDDDRPTRKECEALLAAICALRDGDFSVRLPTREPGMMLELATAFNELAHRNDSMAREVVRVGRVVGREGRMNERASLRGAKGAWASKLESINSLILDLVRPSTEVARVITAVAGGDLSQKMVLEIDGKPIRGEFLRIGETVNTMVDQLRSFSAEVVRVAKEVGTEGKLGGQAHVPGVGGTWKDLTDSVNSMASNLTTQVRGIAALVTAVADGDLTKKFVVEAKGEVAELADTINNMTDTLRLFADQVTTVAREVGSEGKLGGQARVPGVAGTWKDLTDSVNSMATNLTDQVRNIALVTTAVANGDLSQKMSVEVEGEILELKNTFNRMVDQLRAFASEVTRVAREVGTDGKLGGQAEVPGVTGAWKDLTESVNYMANNLTDQVRNIKYVTTAVANGDLSQKISVDVKGEMLELKNTMNTMVDQLNSFAAEVTRVAREVGTEGRLGGQAHVPGVAGTWKDLTDNVNYMASNLTGQVRSIALVTTAVANGDLSKKIVVDARGEILELKSTINTMVDQLNSFAGEVTRVAREVGTEGKLGGQANVPGVAGTWKDLTDNVNYMASNLTGQVRNIALVTTAVANGDLSQKITVDVKGEMLEMKNTLNTMVDQLRAFAAEVTRVAREVGTEGRLGGQAHVPEVAGTWKDLTDSVNYMANNLTEQVRNIKFVTTAVANGDLSQKITVDVKGELLELKNTANTMVDQLRAFAAEVTRVAREVGTDGKLGGQAFVPGVAGVWKDLTENVNMMATNLTTQVRGIAKVVTAVANGDLTKKLVVEAKGEIAELADTINNMTETLGVFAEQVTTVAREVGTEGKLGGQARAPGVAGTWKDLTDSVNSMASNLTTQVRGIVKVVTAVANGDLSQKLLMEAQGEIAALAVTINSMTDTLRVFADQVTTVAREVGTEGKLGGQAKVPGAAGTWRDLTDNVNQLAGNLTAQVRAIADVAVAVTNGDLTRSIAVEAQGELLLLKDTVNQMIGNLRETTQKNQEQDWLKTNLAKFGGMMQGQKNLEAVSRLIMSELTPLVSAHHGAFFIAQQEENGSVLKLIASYAYKQRKSVSNRFELGEGLVGQAALEKKSLLLTNVPHDYIVISSGLGEASPLNIIVLPVLFEGEVRAVLELASFRAFSQIHQIFLDQLSESIGVVLNMIVANMRTEELLLQSQGLTQELQSQSNELQTQQEELKKTNTELEAQAASLKASEELLKAQQEELQQINEELEEKATLLAEQNKKVEQKNREVETARRALEDKAAQLSLSSRYKSEFLANMSHELRTPLNSLLILAKMLSDNKDRNLSDKQVEYARTIHASGTDLLNLINEVLDLSKVEAGKIEIYSAEVRLAAIEDYIERSFRPLAQQKGLEFTVVEEPEIPESLNTDGQRLQQILRNLLANAFKFTDRGGVTVRIGSVQNQQQFTNPVLLDTARVLALSVQDTGIGIPRDKHQLIFEAFQQADGTTSRKYGGTGLGLSISRELARLLGGEIHVDSAIGEGSTFTLFLPPSYREQPRLTSGDSRRDLLRRPDTGEAPSRVHAVVGTHTNGTNGAVSDDLDQEDDGRVFARNGFDAGSFEDEDVENENELNDDRDAVQPGDRVLLIIEDDVKFASVLLDMARERGFKCIGTLRGDIGLALVHRFKPDAILLDLALPVVDGLTVLDRLKHNRETRHIPVHILSGTGKRQRGMRLGAFAYLEKPVTKEALDQAFDSISQFLDNEVRNLLIVDNDEALRHSMEELIGQGDVQTVSVGTAEQALELLRSRHFDCMVLGLGLPDMSSFDLLEKIKSDEDLQELRDLPIIIYTDKELTPEEDTRLKKYAETIILKDVKSPERLLDETALFLHRVEANLPEEKRRVLEELHSSDAVFVGKKVMVVDDDVRNIFAITSVLEANGMNVVFAENGKDGIVLLDQNQDVSLILMDVMMPEMDGYETMRQIRKNASYRTLPIIALTAKAMKGDREKCIAAGASDYITKPVDPDQLISLMRVWMYR, via the coding sequence GTGCCCACGAAGAACAACGGCCAAGCCGACCTTACTTTAGCTACGCGAAATGGCCCCAAGCGCGCGAGCGCACCCTCCAGCGCGCCGGCCACGTCGCGCAAGCGCTCGAACGCCGGCCATGCAGGCGGGGCGAAAGACGACGACCGACCGACGCGAAAAGAGTGTGAGGCGCTGCTGGCGGCCATCTGTGCCCTGCGCGACGGCGACTTCTCGGTTCGTCTGCCCACCCGTGAGCCGGGGATGATGTTGGAGCTCGCAACGGCCTTCAACGAGCTGGCCCACCGCAACGACTCCATGGCGCGCGAGGTCGTGCGTGTCGGCCGCGTGGTCGGTCGTGAAGGCCGCATGAACGAGCGGGCATCGCTTCGGGGTGCCAAGGGCGCGTGGGCGAGCAAGCTCGAGTCGATCAACTCGCTCATTCTGGACTTGGTGCGCCCCTCGACGGAGGTCGCGCGCGTCATCACGGCGGTGGCCGGGGGCGACCTGTCGCAGAAGATGGTCCTGGAGATCGACGGCAAGCCGATTCGCGGAGAGTTCCTCCGCATCGGCGAGACGGTCAACACCATGGTCGATCAGCTGCGTTCCTTCTCGGCGGAGGTCGTGCGCGTCGCCAAGGAAGTCGGCACCGAGGGAAAGCTCGGCGGGCAGGCGCACGTGCCCGGTGTAGGCGGCACGTGGAAGGATCTGACCGACAGCGTCAACTCGATGGCCTCCAACCTGACCACGCAGGTGCGAGGCATCGCGGCCCTGGTCACCGCGGTCGCCGATGGCGACTTGACGAAGAAGTTCGTCGTCGAGGCCAAGGGCGAAGTCGCCGAGCTGGCCGACACGATCAACAACATGACTGACACTTTGCGGCTCTTCGCCGACCAGGTCACCACCGTCGCGCGCGAAGTCGGTTCGGAGGGAAAGCTCGGCGGCCAGGCGCGTGTGCCCGGCGTGGCGGGCACGTGGAAGGACCTGACCGACAGCGTCAACTCGATGGCCACCAACTTGACGGACCAGGTGCGCAACATCGCCTTGGTCACCACCGCGGTCGCCAACGGCGACTTGTCGCAAAAAATGAGCGTCGAGGTCGAGGGCGAGATCCTCGAGCTGAAGAACACGTTCAACAGGATGGTCGATCAGCTGCGCGCCTTCGCCAGCGAGGTCACGCGCGTCGCGCGTGAGGTCGGCACCGATGGAAAGCTGGGCGGGCAGGCCGAGGTGCCCGGTGTGACGGGCGCATGGAAAGACCTCACCGAGAGCGTCAATTACATGGCCAACAACCTGACCGACCAGGTGCGCAACATCAAATACGTCACCACCGCCGTCGCCAATGGCGACTTGTCGCAAAAGATCTCCGTCGACGTCAAAGGGGAGATGCTCGAGCTGAAGAACACCATGAACACCATGGTGGACCAGCTCAATTCGTTCGCCGCCGAGGTTACCCGCGTCGCGCGCGAAGTCGGTACCGAGGGGCGATTGGGCGGGCAGGCGCACGTGCCCGGGGTCGCCGGCACGTGGAAGGACTTGACCGACAACGTCAATTACATGGCCTCGAACTTGACGGGGCAGGTGCGAAGCATCGCCTTGGTCACGACGGCAGTCGCCAATGGCGACTTGTCCAAGAAGATCGTCGTCGACGCGCGCGGCGAGATTCTCGAGTTGAAGAGCACCATCAACACCATGGTCGATCAGCTCAATTCGTTCGCGGGCGAGGTTACCCGCGTGGCGCGCGAGGTCGGTACCGAAGGAAAGCTGGGCGGCCAAGCCAACGTGCCCGGGGTCGCCGGCACGTGGAAGGATTTGACCGACAACGTCAATTACATGGCCTCCAATCTGACGGGCCAAGTGCGAAATATCGCATTGGTCACGACGGCGGTCGCCAATGGCGATTTGTCGCAAAAGATTACCGTCGACGTCAAAGGCGAAATGCTCGAGATGAAGAACACCCTCAATACGATGGTGGACCAACTCCGAGCTTTCGCCGCCGAGGTTACCCGCGTCGCGCGGGAAGTCGGTACCGAAGGGCGATTGGGCGGGCAAGCGCACGTACCCGAGGTGGCCGGTACGTGGAAGGACCTGACCGACAGCGTCAATTATATGGCCAACAACCTGACCGAGCAGGTGCGAAATATCAAATTCGTCACCACCGCGGTCGCCAATGGCGACTTGTCGCAAAAGATCACCGTCGACGTCAAAGGCGAATTGCTCGAGTTGAAGAACACGGCCAACACGATGGTGGATCAACTTCGCGCGTTCGCCGCCGAGGTTACCCGCGTGGCGCGCGAAGTCGGTACCGACGGAAAGTTGGGCGGGCAGGCCTTCGTGCCGGGGGTGGCCGGTGTATGGAAAGATTTGACCGAGAACGTCAACATGATGGCCACCAACTTGACCACGCAGGTGCGCGGCATCGCGAAGGTCGTCACCGCGGTCGCCAATGGCGACTTGACGAAAAAGTTGGTCGTCGAGGCCAAGGGCGAAATCGCGGAGCTGGCCGACACGATCAACAACATGACCGAGACGCTCGGCGTCTTCGCCGAGCAGGTCACCACGGTGGCGCGCGAGGTCGGTACCGAAGGAAAGCTGGGCGGCCAGGCGCGCGCACCCGGTGTGGCGGGCACGTGGAAGGATCTGACCGACAGCGTCAATTCGATGGCCTCCAACCTGACCACGCAGGTGCGCGGCATCGTCAAGGTCGTGACCGCGGTTGCCAACGGCGACCTCTCGCAAAAGCTGCTCATGGAAGCGCAGGGCGAAATCGCCGCACTGGCGGTGACGATCAACAGCATGACCGACACCCTCCGCGTGTTCGCCGATCAGGTCACCACGGTGGCGCGCGAAGTCGGTACCGAAGGAAAACTGGGCGGCCAGGCCAAGGTGCCCGGCGCCGCCGGCACGTGGCGCGACTTGACCGACAACGTGAACCAGCTCGCCGGCAACTTGACCGCGCAGGTGCGCGCCATCGCCGACGTCGCCGTGGCCGTGACCAACGGTGACTTGACCCGAAGCATCGCCGTGGAAGCGCAGGGCGAGCTGCTCCTGCTCAAGGACACGGTCAACCAGATGATCGGCAACCTGCGCGAAACCACGCAGAAGAACCAGGAGCAGGACTGGCTCAAGACGAACTTGGCGAAGTTCGGCGGCATGATGCAGGGCCAGAAGAACCTCGAGGCGGTGAGCCGGCTCATCATGAGCGAACTCACGCCGCTGGTCTCCGCGCACCATGGGGCCTTCTTCATCGCGCAGCAAGAAGAGAACGGGTCGGTGCTCAAGCTGATTGCGAGCTACGCGTACAAGCAGCGCAAGAGCGTCTCGAACCGGTTCGAGCTGGGCGAAGGGCTCGTGGGGCAGGCGGCGCTGGAAAAGAAGAGCCTTCTGCTCACCAACGTGCCGCACGATTACATTGTGATCTCGTCGGGGCTCGGGGAAGCCTCGCCCTTGAACATCATCGTGCTGCCCGTGCTCTTCGAGGGCGAGGTACGCGCGGTGCTGGAGCTCGCGAGCTTCCGCGCCTTCAGTCAGATTCACCAGATCTTCCTCGACCAGCTCTCCGAGAGCATCGGCGTCGTGCTCAACATGATCGTCGCCAACATGCGCACGGAGGAGTTGCTCCTGCAGTCGCAAGGCTTGACGCAGGAGCTGCAGTCTCAGTCGAACGAGCTCCAGACGCAGCAGGAGGAGCTGAAGAAGACCAACACCGAGCTCGAGGCGCAGGCCGCCAGCTTGAAGGCCAGCGAGGAGTTGCTCAAGGCCCAGCAGGAGGAGCTGCAGCAGATCAACGAGGAGCTCGAGGAGAAGGCGACCTTGCTCGCCGAGCAAAACAAGAAGGTGGAGCAGAAGAACCGCGAGGTGGAGACCGCGCGGCGCGCCTTGGAGGACAAGGCGGCGCAGCTCTCGCTTTCGTCGCGCTACAAGAGCGAGTTCCTCGCCAACATGAGCCACGAGCTGCGCACGCCGCTCAACAGCTTGCTCATCTTGGCCAAGATGCTCTCGGACAACAAGGATCGGAACCTCTCGGACAAGCAAGTCGAGTACGCGCGGACGATTCACGCCTCGGGCACCGACCTGTTGAACCTCATCAACGAGGTGCTCGACCTGTCCAAGGTGGAGGCGGGCAAGATCGAGATTTACTCCGCCGAGGTGCGGCTCGCGGCCATCGAGGATTACATCGAGCGGAGCTTCCGGCCGCTGGCGCAGCAAAAGGGGCTCGAGTTCACCGTGGTGGAGGAACCGGAGATCCCCGAGTCGCTCAACACCGATGGGCAGCGCCTGCAGCAGATCCTGCGCAACCTGCTCGCCAACGCCTTCAAGTTCACCGATCGCGGCGGGGTGACGGTGCGCATCGGCAGTGTGCAGAATCAGCAGCAGTTCACCAACCCGGTGCTCCTCGATACCGCGCGCGTGCTCGCGCTAAGCGTGCAAGATACAGGTATCGGCATTCCGCGCGACAAGCACCAGCTCATCTTCGAGGCCTTCCAGCAGGCCGACGGCACCACCAGCCGCAAATACGGAGGCACGGGCCTGGGGCTTTCGATCAGCCGCGAGCTGGCACGCTTGCTCGGCGGTGAGATTCACGTGGACAGCGCCATCGGCGAGGGAAGCACGTTCACCCTGTTCTTGCCGCCGAGTTACCGCGAGCAGCCGCGTCTGACCAGCGGCGATTCGCGGCGTGACCTGCTGCGGCGGCCGGACACGGGCGAGGCCCCCTCGCGCGTCCACGCCGTCGTGGGCACGCACACCAACGGGACCAACGGCGCCGTCTCCGACGATCTGGACCAGGAGGACGATGGCCGCGTCTTCGCGCGCAACGGCTTCGATGCGGGGAGCTTCGAGGACGAGGACGTCGAGAACGAGAATGAGCTCAACGACGACCGCGACGCCGTCCAACCCGGCGACCGCGTGCTCCTCATCATCGAGGACGACGTCAAGTTCGCCTCCGTGCTGCTCGACATGGCGCGCGAGCGCGGATTCAAGTGCATCGGGACCCTGCGCGGCGACATCGGCTTGGCGCTGGTGCACCGGTTCAAGCCGGACGCCATCCTGCTCGATCTGGCGTTGCCCGTGGTCGATGGCCTCACCGTGCTGGATCGGTTGAAGCACAATCGCGAGACGCGGCACATCCCGGTTCACATCTTGTCGGGCACCGGAAAACGTCAGCGCGGGATGCGCCTTGGCGCGTTTGCCTACTTGGAAAAGCCGGTCACCAAGGAAGCACTGGACCAGGCCTTCGATTCGATTTCGCAATTCCTCGACAACGAAGTGCGGAATCTTCTCATCGTGGACAACGACGAGGCACTTCGCCACAGCATGGAGGAGCTCATCGGCCAGGGCGATGTCCAGACAGTGTCCGTGGGGACCGCCGAGCAGGCGCTCGAACTGCTCCGCAGTCGTCATTTCGACTGCATGGTGCTCGGCTTGGGGTTGCCCGACATGTCGAGCTTCGACTTGCTCGAGAAGATCAAGAGCGACGAGGATCTGCAGGAGCTGCGGGATCTGCCCATCATCATTTACACCGACAAAGAGCTCACACCCGAGGAAGACACGCGGCTCAAGAAGTACGCCGAGACCATCATCCTCAAGGACGTGAAGTCGCCCGAGCGCCTGCTCGACGAGACAGCGCTCTTCCTCCACCGCGTCGAGGCCAACTTGCCCGAGGAGAAGCGCCGCGTGCTCGAGGAGCTGCACAGCTCCGACGCCGTGTTCGTGGGCAAGAAGGTGATGGTCGTCGATGACGACGTACGCAACATTTTTGCCATCACCAGCGTGCTCGAGGCGAATGGTATGAATGTGGTATTCGCCGAAAATGGCAAAGACGGAATCGTCTTGCTCGATCAGAATCAAGACGTCAGTCTGATTCTGATGGATGTCATGATGCCGGAGATGGACGGCTACGAGACGATGCGACAAATTCGCAAGAATGCGTCGTATCGCACATTGCCCATCATCGCCCTCACCGCCAAAGCGATGAAGGGCGATCGCGAGAAGTGCATCGCGGCCGGCGCCTCGGACTACATCACGAAGCCCGTCGATCCCGACCAGCTCATCTCACTGATGCGGGTGTGGATGTATCGATGA
- a CDS encoding response regulator encodes MNARTDPKTREARASSVDVHALLREILVDKKAAILASGQQVTLELNARRPLVKGERDTLHEFLDHGLDTVLTAAVRGTRLVVGTMTLDHRIKVRMACGERSFETELSTFINTDPPAPSPLVVAPSAPVLAGTRTVLVVDDDIDTVALLRRVLERRGYEVLGATSLAEALMVAGTQSFDVLISDVGLPDGSGVELMDRLGRPHHAIALTGVSSEEDVARIRAAGFRQHLTKPVSLSTLESAISELLKSA; translated from the coding sequence ATGAACGCCAGGACCGACCCGAAGACCCGCGAAGCACGCGCATCGTCGGTCGATGTCCATGCGCTCCTCCGCGAGATCCTCGTGGACAAGAAGGCGGCCATCTTGGCGTCCGGTCAACAGGTGACGTTGGAGCTCAATGCGCGGCGCCCTCTCGTTAAAGGAGAGCGGGATACGCTGCACGAGTTTCTCGACCACGGGCTCGACACCGTGCTCACGGCCGCCGTACGAGGCACGCGCCTCGTCGTCGGCACGATGACCCTCGACCATCGCATCAAGGTGCGCATGGCGTGCGGCGAGCGTTCGTTCGAAACGGAACTTTCGACCTTCATCAACACCGACCCGCCAGCGCCATCGCCGTTGGTGGTGGCGCCCAGCGCGCCGGTACTTGCAGGTACACGTACCGTGTTGGTGGTCGATGACGATATCGATACTGTCGCGCTTTTGCGACGCGTGCTGGAACGTCGAGGTTACGAGGTCTTGGGGGCGACCAGTTTGGCCGAAGCGTTGATGGTAGCCGGCACTCAATCGTTCGACGTCTTGATCAGCGACGTCGGGCTGCCCGATGGCAGCGGTGTCGAGTTGATGGATCGTCTGGGCAGGCCTCATCACGCCATTGCCCTGACGGGCGTGAGCTCCGAGGAAGACGTCGCTCGGATCCGCGCAGCCGGCTTTCGCCAACACCTGACCAAACCCGTGAGTCTCTCCACCCTCGAATCCGCCATCTCCGAGCTTCTGAAATCGGCGTAA
- a CDS encoding protein-glutamate O-methyltransferase CheR, with protein MSRVAPASSSGTYRALKEKDTEVERVEVELLLEAIFRVYGFDFRSYAYASIKRRLWRRAQAEGVASFSALQERVLHDPTCMDRLMLDLSIQVTSMFRDPSFFLALRQKVVPSLRTYPFIRVWHAGCSSGEEAFSLAMLLKEEGLYARTRIYATDLNESVIKVAKSGIFPLSKMQEYTINYQRAGGLRSFSEYYTARYDGARFDPSLMENVLFSQHNLVTDGSFSEFHLILCRNVMIYFDRSLQNRVLDLFHSSLVNFGFLALGRKENLRQTESEPKFVPFVAEEKIFRRADKK; from the coding sequence ATGAGCCGAGTAGCACCCGCCTCGTCGTCCGGTACCTACCGAGCCCTCAAGGAGAAAGACACAGAGGTAGAACGCGTCGAGGTCGAGCTGTTGCTGGAGGCGATCTTCCGCGTCTACGGGTTCGATTTTCGGTCGTACGCGTACGCGTCCATCAAGCGGCGTCTGTGGCGGCGGGCTCAGGCCGAGGGGGTGGCGTCGTTCAGCGCGCTACAGGAGCGGGTGCTGCATGACCCCACGTGCATGGACCGGTTGATGCTCGACTTGAGCATTCAGGTCACGTCCATGTTTCGTGACCCGAGCTTCTTCCTGGCCCTGCGTCAAAAGGTGGTTCCGAGTTTGCGGACGTATCCGTTCATCCGCGTGTGGCACGCCGGTTGTTCGTCCGGCGAGGAAGCCTTCTCCTTGGCGATGCTGCTCAAGGAAGAGGGGCTGTACGCCCGCACCCGCATCTACGCGACGGACCTCAACGAGTCGGTCATCAAAGTCGCCAAGAGCGGGATTTTTCCGCTGTCGAAGATGCAGGAGTACACCATCAACTACCAGCGGGCGGGCGGGCTGCGCTCCTTCTCGGAATACTACACGGCCCGCTACGACGGGGCGCGGTTCGATCCGTCGCTGATGGAGAACGTGCTGTTCTCGCAGCACAACCTGGTGACGGACGGCAGTTTCAGTGAGTTTCATCTCATCTTGTGCCGCAACGTCATGATCTACTTCGATCGAAGTTTGCAGAACCGGGTGCTCGATCTCTTTCATTCGAGCCTGGTCAATTTCGGCTTTCTCGCGCTCGGTCGCAAAGAGAACCTGCGCCAGACCGAAAGCGAGCCGAAGTTCGTACCCTTCGTGGCCGAGGAGAAGATTTTTCGGAGGGCGGACAAGAAATAG
- a CDS encoding response regulator: MSGVGTRSGEFQLALAAIKPAVLLVDDQPKNLLALEAILEPLGTELVMAHSGQEALKHLLTREFAVILLDVQMPTMDGFETATLIKERERSRHIPIIFLTAISKDEAFVFKGYTVGAVDYMFKPFDPDILRSKVQVFLDIYRKTEQLKLQDKVLRERELAELRRSSERRYRELAESMPQIVWTATPEGELAYGNRRWFDCARTSLTDPQGLRWEAILHPDDVEEFSRGWRQALEQGEAWGGEFRLGSWVEADYRWHLVRAVPLRSERGPLTSWVGTCTDIDDRKRAEDSLRFLAEASKVLGATIDCRESFEQVAQLIVKTQADACIVDVVAADGTFTDRVVAAAPTESAVTVRAMSDRFPPEQDAPYGPGKVVRAREPELLPEVTDAIKVIISQDAVHLAELRSIPALSWMCVPLVSQGRVFGAVTLVASQSRRRFDESDLVTAEDLARRMASAAHVADLYDIAQSERKKLEEAHKAKDEFLATLSHELRTPLNAMLGWTQLLRGGDLEENEFDRALETIERNAKAQAQLIADLLDVSRIVTGKLHLNMGRVQLPTLIEGALDAVRIQADDKGIALESSIDPFVPEIRGDPNRLTQVLSNLLSNALKFTGASGKIGVRLESDGSTARIAVSDTGQGIAPEFMPHVFERFRQADSTSTRSQGGLGLGLAIVRHIVQLHGGVVKVTSEGKDRGSTFAVELPILPFVSDVPEPESDTRPAGSNPPSRDLDELHVLLVEDEPDGRGMARRVLEGAGARVTAVPTASAALSALEDSRPDVLVSDIGLPEEDGYTLITKVRALPVEQGGSIIAVALTAYASEEDRRHALEVGFDAHLTKPVEPAQLRSIVLGLVRSPRRQRDSYSRV; the protein is encoded by the coding sequence GTGTCCGGTGTAGGGACTCGATCGGGGGAATTTCAGCTAGCGCTGGCCGCGATCAAGCCCGCGGTCCTGCTTGTCGACGACCAACCGAAGAACCTGCTTGCGCTCGAAGCCATTTTGGAGCCGCTCGGGACCGAGCTGGTCATGGCGCATTCCGGGCAGGAGGCGTTGAAGCATCTGCTCACGCGCGAGTTCGCCGTCATCTTGCTCGATGTGCAGATGCCGACGATGGATGGCTTCGAGACGGCGACGCTCATCAAGGAGCGCGAGAGGTCGCGGCATATCCCGATTATCTTTTTGACCGCGATCAGCAAGGACGAGGCCTTCGTCTTCAAGGGCTATACGGTCGGCGCGGTCGACTACATGTTCAAGCCCTTCGATCCAGACATTCTGCGGTCGAAGGTGCAGGTCTTCCTCGACATCTACCGGAAGACCGAGCAGCTGAAACTGCAGGACAAGGTGCTGCGCGAGCGCGAACTCGCCGAGCTTCGCCGCTCGAGCGAACGGCGCTACCGCGAGCTGGCCGAGTCGATGCCGCAAATCGTGTGGACCGCCACGCCGGAGGGCGAGCTCGCCTACGGGAACCGCCGCTGGTTCGACTGCGCGCGCACGTCGCTGACCGATCCACAGGGTCTGCGCTGGGAAGCGATTTTGCACCCGGACGATGTGGAGGAGTTCTCGCGGGGCTGGCGCCAGGCGCTCGAGCAGGGCGAGGCGTGGGGCGGGGAATTCCGTCTCGGATCGTGGGTGGAGGCGGATTACCGCTGGCACCTGGTGCGGGCGGTGCCGTTGCGAAGCGAGCGCGGGCCGCTCACGTCGTGGGTGGGCACGTGCACGGACATCGACGATCGCAAGCGCGCCGAGGATTCGCTGCGCTTCCTCGCCGAGGCGAGCAAAGTGCTGGGCGCCACCATCGACTGCCGCGAGTCGTTCGAGCAGGTGGCGCAGTTGATCGTGAAGACCCAGGCCGACGCGTGCATCGTCGATGTCGTGGCGGCGGATGGCACCTTCACCGATCGCGTGGTGGCGGCGGCGCCAACCGAATCGGCGGTGACCGTGCGCGCCATGTCGGATCGCTTTCCGCCGGAGCAGGATGCGCCATACGGGCCCGGCAAGGTGGTGCGCGCGCGTGAGCCCGAGCTTTTGCCCGAGGTGACCGACGCCATCAAGGTCATCATCTCGCAAGATGCGGTGCACCTGGCCGAGTTGCGATCGATTCCGGCGCTGTCGTGGATGTGCGTGCCGTTGGTGTCGCAGGGGCGCGTGTTCGGTGCGGTGACCTTGGTGGCGAGCCAGTCACGCCGTCGGTTCGACGAGTCGGACTTGGTGACCGCGGAAGATCTCGCGCGGAGGATGGCGTCGGCCGCGCACGTGGCGGACCTGTACGACATTGCGCAGTCCGAGCGAAAGAAGCTCGAGGAAGCGCACAAGGCGAAGGACGAATTTTTGGCGACGCTATCGCACGAATTGCGAACGCCGCTCAATGCGATGCTGGGCTGGACGCAGCTTCTCCGCGGTGGCGATCTCGAGGAGAACGAGTTCGATCGCGCCCTGGAGACCATCGAGCGAAACGCCAAGGCGCAGGCCCAGCTCATTGCCGACTTGCTGGACGTGTCGCGCATCGTGACGGGGAAGCTCCATTTGAACATGGGGCGCGTGCAGCTTCCCACGCTCATCGAGGGCGCGCTCGATGCGGTGCGCATCCAGGCCGACGACAAAGGCATCGCGCTGGAGTCGAGCATCGATCCGTTCGTGCCGGAGATCCGGGGAGATCCGAATCGGCTGACGCAGGTGCTGTCGAATCTCTTGTCCAACGCGCTGAAGTTCACCGGGGCGTCGGGGAAGATCGGGGTGCGCCTCGAGTCGGATGGATCGACCGCGCGCATCGCGGTGAGCGACACCGGGCAGGGGATTGCACCGGAGTTCATGCCGCACGTGTTCGAGCGCTTTCGGCAGGCCGATAGCACGAGCACGCGCTCGCAAGGCGGGTTGGGCCTGGGGCTGGCCATCGTGCGGCACATCGTGCAGCTTCACGGTGGCGTGGTGAAGGTGACCAGCGAGGGGAAGGACCGCGGCTCGACGTTCGCCGTGGAGCTCCCGATTCTGCCGTTCGTGTCGGACGTGCCCGAGCCCGAGTCGGACACGCGTCCCGCGGGATCGAACCCGCCGTCGCGCGATCTCGACGAGCTTCACGTGCTCCTGGTGGAGGACGAACCCGACGGACGCGGGATGGCGCGGCGGGTGCTCGAGGGAGCGGGCGCCCGCGTGACGGCGGTGCCCACGGCCTCCGCGGCCTTGAGCGCGCTCGAGGACTCGAGGCCCGACGTCCTCGTGTCGGACATCGGCCTGCCGGAAGAAGATGGGTACACGCTCATCACCAAGGTGCGCGCCCTTCCGGTCGAACAAGGCGGAAGCATCATCGCGGTGGCCCTGACCGCGTACGCCTCGGAGGAAGATCGCCGCCACGCCTTGGAGGTGGGCTTCGACGCGCACCTGACCAAACCGGTGGAACCCGCCCAACTGCGCTCCATCGTCCTAGGCCTCGTCCGCAGCCCGAGACGGCAGCGCGACTCGTACTCGCGGGTGTGA
- a CDS encoding chemotaxis protein CheB produces the protein MGFQHELIVVGTSWGGLRALEVLLSTLPAGFDWPIAVVQHRRPDSDDTLARVLQRHTTLRVREAEDKEPIVPGRVYIAPPDYHLLVDDKSVALSTDPPVRFSRPSIDVLFESAADSFQHRLIGIVLTGRNHDGAIGLSRIKQRGGLTIVQDPASAESPTMPEGAIERACVDRVLALDRIGPFLGQLRQR, from the coding sequence TTGGGCTTTCAGCACGAACTCATCGTGGTGGGGACGTCATGGGGCGGATTGCGCGCCCTGGAAGTGCTCTTGTCGACCTTGCCTGCGGGCTTCGACTGGCCGATCGCCGTCGTGCAGCATCGCCGGCCCGATTCGGATGACACGCTCGCCCGTGTGCTGCAGCGCCACACCACCCTGCGGGTGCGCGAGGCCGAGGACAAGGAACCGATTGTCCCTGGACGCGTGTACATTGCACCTCCCGACTACCACCTGCTCGTGGACGACAAGTCTGTTGCCCTCTCGACGGATCCTCCGGTGCGTTTCAGCCGGCCTTCGATCGACGTGCTCTTCGAGTCGGCGGCGGATTCATTTCAACATCGCCTGATCGGAATCGTGCTCACCGGTCGAAACCATGACGGTGCCATCGGTCTCTCGCGCATCAAACAGCGTGGTGGCCTCACGATTGTCCAGGACCCCGCCTCAGCCGAAAGCCCCACGATGCCCGAGGGAGCCATCGAGCGAGCCTGCGTCGACCGAGTCCTCGCCCTCGACCGCATCGGGCCCTTCTTGGGGCAGCTCAGGCAGAGATGA